Within the Dermacentor silvarum isolate Dsil-2018 chromosome 8, BIME_Dsil_1.4, whole genome shotgun sequence genome, the region CGCACATCCTAGCTGTTCGAAGCGATTTAATTCAGGCTGCAGCTTTGCCTTTAAGATCAACCTGCCATTAGCTAGCCTGAGCGGCTCTTAACACAACATGGTTTAAATAACAAGAGACGTGCGAGCCTTATGCTCTGATTTAACGCGGGTGAGAGCAGAGCCCGGCGCACTAATCCAGATAGAGTACGACGGTTGTAAAATGACGCAGGAGAACTGAGCGCATTTGGCAGCTACAGGGAAAGCTCAGATATTCTGGTATGCAGGATTGCGGACACCTGCGCTGATAGGAGAACACGCACGTGTCAGTGGAGGACGAGAGCTTGAAGAGGCAGGTACCGGGACACACAGACGAAAAATCTTATGCAGGCCACACAGTGCTGTCGCAGTAAACGATTTCCTCCTGAGGCGGTACAATTTCATCTTCGCACACGATCGCAATGTTCCTCTATGCTTCACAATTTCGGGTCATCTCGGCAGATACGACAAGAACTTCCTTACAGCGCGCGCTATCGGGTTAGAGGAAATCCGAAGGGCAGTCTTGAACGAATAAAACCACGAATTTTTGCCGTGTATTTCGTTTCACGTTGTGCTTCACATTCCTTTCCGGTGTTTTCGTTACAAGTTGCGTtttatcatctttttttttcggtaaaaCATTTCATTCGCGGTTAGTTTTGAATAAGCAATTTGCCTGTTGTTTTCACTGTGCGTGGAAGGATATGCGCGTCATGGTGTCGCAATATGAGAAGACCAAGCGCTTGCATTACCGCGGGTTTAAATCGTTGAAGGCTGTACCTAACGAGCCGTATTATTTGGGCGCGAGGGGCCAAATTCAAAAAGCCTTTCATTCGTGAGTGCTCTTTGTCATTGGCTGGCCGCTTCCGCTATAAATATCTCCAGCAtcaagattggctggaattttctcttataCCAACGATTCTAGCGTAAGATGATTTTGCGAATACGGGCCACGAGGCGCTAAACATTGCGCTGACAAAACATGAAGCATCCACAAATCCGGGCAGTAGCGGCAAGGTTGTAAAGGCATACTCAGTAGCCTTCCAGCGCGTATGATCCGTTGCAAGAGTATAGTTATCCACGCAAGTGGTCATTTCGATGAGCGGCCGGAATAGTTAGCGAGTCGCGAGCACTGCGTGATGTTTTGTCGGTTCAAATATGCGGCAAGTTCTAATATCTCAATTTAGCGGGAATGCGCTGCTCTACAAAACTTGAGcaaacgcattaaaaaaaagttataaaaagTGCACTAAAGGGCCCATTGGTTACACTTTGGTAATTAAATTCtcatcagagagcaaacgtgggTGTATAGCTATAGGTTAAGCGGGAGAAATAGGTgtgcaggtcatgtaatgcgtaagcaAACGACAGAGGGTCTAGAGTAACCGAATGGCTGCCAAGGGAAGGCAAGACAGGCCATCAAAGAGGCCAGAAGGTTTAAGCCTTGGGATGAGGTTAGGAAAATTGTAGGCATAAGATCGAGTCCGTTGCGCAAGGCAATGCTAATTTGAGATCGCTCGTAGAGGCCGTCGACCTACAGTGGATGTGAAATAGGCTGGTGTTATCGTTCATGCACTGTAAGCCGCGGTCACTGAGAGGCATGTGGGAAAAGTGTTATGATAGACTGACGATAATGCACAGAAATTGATCGGTCTGGAAAAGCACTCATTTCAGTATACGAGGAAACTGGATGGTGTCTCTATGCTTGTAGTCGCGTCATGCAGCATTCTTCTTCTAATACACCGCATTGTGTTGTCATTATACGTCGATATATTCACGACTTATCGCGTTTGGGCCCGGGTCTGTTCATTCGCAGTGCCACCAGACGCGTGTTCGCTGTTTTGCCACAATCCCGTTTGCGGCCACCGTCACGTAGCGTAGCTGTTGCCGCTTTGACGCTGCGCAGGTTTTTGTCGCTGTGCCATATTGTCCGCGCAGCCTTTTCTCTCGTGTGCTATTTTGAAGCGACCTCGCCTTAGGCCTGATCCATCCTGAGCGTCATCATTTTCGCGTGTCTCTCCTGCGACGCTTCATTGAAACGTGGCGATTGTTTGCTTTGCGAAACGCACGAGCGCGACGCATACAAACAAAGTAGACACTTGCTCCGCTAAAATAGAGACAGTGAGAAAAGCGATGCACCCTTGTTCGCGTCGTCCGTGCAGTTTCCTCGCCTTCCTACGATGGCTGCTCAATCTTAGAGGCATGACCTAGTAGAGGCTGTTGCCAGCAAGGAACTGTTGTCAGCAAGGAGTCATGACCCGGAGTCATGACCCGAACCCGTCAATTTAAGTCTGGTAAAGCTAAGTGTCGCTGAAAATCTGCCAGCTACAGCTTGCCTAGATCTGGAAGGACATTTCTGAACTTACCACACAAAGAGCTTTGGCTAATCACGGCGCGTCGTTTCATCGCTAGTTGAAAGACAAATGAGAATGTGGATGCTTCATTTAAAGTGTCCAACTGCAGTCATTCGGACTAAAGTGTTTTTTATAGCTCGAAGCATGCTTATTAGATGAACGCAAAAAGTTCAGAAATTTTGGTGGAATGTGGCCTATGCGCTGCCAGCCAGGCGTTGGGTACAACCTTCTTAACCGGAGGCCGCAGGATATTATTGCAGATATTGAGATTATTTGTTCTCCTTCTAATCACTTTGGGGTCATTGATGTTGCTGCGCGTGAGTGCGTAATCAAGCTGAAAGTTGCTTATTTCGCGCGCTGCGAGTGAAACgcgggaaaaaaaattattacgcAGGACATGGCGCGCTGAAAACGACTTAATGGAATGTTTTAAGACACAATGATAGCTTTTCCATCGGAAGTAAAGCACTTCAttcaaaaatataaaaaatatattctTCTATAATTATGCATGTAATTAGCACGCAAAAATTATTCTGTTGGCGGAAGAGGACTAATGACTTAACAGCGTATCTCTCATAATCATCATAGTACCAGTTTCTTTTCAATGTATTGGCTAACATAGCTGGGAGACCCTGTATACTTTTACCACACTTTAAGTACCGGTCGCAATGCGCAAGCAAAAGATAGAAAGGCTACGCGGACACTGCGCTTACGTTATCAAAACAAATAGTTTCCCAAATACAGATACGCACTCTTTAACGGCCACAGCGGCAATCGTAACTGGACATACTCTAAAGCATTCGAGCAGATAAACGCATCGTTTGCTTGCGCACTGAATGTTccatgcatgcaagcaacgcacaCATTGTTCTAACCGTTACACTTGCACGTTTCTCAAGAACTTCATCTTGTTGTTTGATGCTACGTGCTTTTAGAAAGCGACGGTCCCTACGCTTACACTTAACCGAATGACGTGCGTTCATTTCCTTGTAAACAAGAGTGACAAGAAACACGTTAGCAAGCACGTAACATGCTCTAATTTGTGATGATCTGCAGACAGGGAAGGCGCAGTATAATGACATATTTTCCTACAGCGCGAGCAACAGAAATGACACTAAGGAAGGACGACATGGCATGGGTGTGCAAGTCGTCAACTTTTCTACGTGTCCAGTACGTTTTCTTCATGCTGTAGGAAAAGATGAAATTGCACCGACTCGCCCAACTATAGCTTTGCTCCTTCCGTACCCGTATAATAGCAGACATGTGAGAGGATAGATGAACAGCTCCCGCAGGCATTATACCAAATCTGGCTTTATGGGAATTGATTTGGTATGACTCTAGTTGATGTTGATGTTGAGTTCTTTTGAATATGGCACTTACCCACGAGGTGGATTGGCCACACAAGTGAGAAATTAAATGAGATAAATAAATGAGAAATTAAGTTACATGAACTgaaatgaaaataataaaatacgCAAGATAATAAACCTATTTAATGAGAAATGGCGCAAATTTTCGTCGTTGTCAGCGCGTAGAGCGTGTTTTTCGTCACCGTGCCAAGTGTCTTTTCTTTTATTGTATACGGGATGTCCAGTTTTGGGTGATGTCATCACTTTGTTTACTTGCGATATAATTCGGTGTTATACCTTATTCTTACGGTATCATTACGGTCAAGCTGATGCCGAATCAAGAAGAGCGTCTTTAGTTGTCTCTGGCTTTCCCGGCCGATCCACATGCCGCCGCAAACGCGTGCGATCAGCGCGTGAGGTCAGCTAGGAGGTATGAAGAAAAGGAGGAAGATGAAGAGAGAGATTCCTTGTGTGCGGACGCATTCCGGAACCATGACTGAGTACAGTGGTCCGGAGACCACGTTCGAAACCGCGCGTGATTACTGGGCGTCCTCTAGCAACAAGAATGCCAATGCGAACGCACCCCACCGAGATCATTGGAATGGCGTACGTGAGCTCGCTGTTTCATTCACTGGTCATATGGTGTAGCACTATATATACGGTGTATCGGTACAATCAAATGAGCCGCAAAGACGATGATTACGTTCTGTTCTTATCGTGTTTTATGTTCTTACAGCACGAGCAAAGGAAGCTCGACACGCTTCAGGAAAGCCCTTCAAGTACGGTTTTTCTTAGCACTGCGCCTGAAGGCATCACCACTCAACGACCGAAGACGGCTGAAAGCGTAAGAAACCTCGCTGAAGGAGCTCCGTTCAGTCCGACTGCATGTTTGTCAGAAGTATACCATCTTGACAAAAAGTGGGATTAATATTGCAGGCTACGTCAATGATAACATGTCCTACGGAGTCACTGGCAAAACTGAAGGGGTTTAAGGTGGAAGATTGGTACTGTCGTTGAGGCCGTCGTCCAAGATCGCGAACACCATAAGAAAGACTAACCACAGTGCAGGATGGGACGATAACTCTCAATTAACCCTACTCCTATCCTCGCTTGAGAATGCAGCATTAAAACGATGCAGTCACTTTTCCTACGTAGAAAATTTACGCAACTTTCGTGAAACGTTATCCCGGATGTTACCCGTTGCTGTCACGATCATAATACGGCTAACCATTGTTTAACTTCTACAAGTATTTTCCTCTAACTTGTTGTACAATTTAACTTGCAGACGATATAATGGCATTGGGACTTCGGCTCACTTTGAGCTCGCATTCTTATGTTGTACGTTCTGTGGCTCCTTTGTTTTTCTCTGTTACAGATCCACAGCCCATCCCCATCACGGCACACCTGCAGCAGCTCGCACTCACAGAAGGCAGACGGCGTGCTCGTGCTTCCCTTGTTCACCGTGTTCGTCGGCATCTGTGTGGTCGTCGTCACCGCCTTGGTTGCCACTCTGAGGAGAAACGGGATATCCCCGCTAGCGCAGGTGGTGTGCGCCAGCCGCGACTGCATGCTTCACGCCCAGCTCTTGAGGacggcgtgcaacgtgtccgtaGACCCTTGCGTGGATTTTTACGCATTCGCCTGCGGCTCCTGGGAATCCCGCAAGAAGCGCAGTAGGCTTGACACCCTGGTCACCGAAGTTTACGACATGGCCATCAGCGATCTACGATCCACGGCCGGCAATTCAACGAAGGCAGGCAAACTCTTCCGTGCGTGCACCCAGCCCTCGGAGTTGGACGTCGATTCCAACCTGGAGCTCTTTAAGGAATTCAGGAGGAACTTGAGCATGTTCTGGCCCGAAGAACCTCCTCCAGATGCAGTTAACGTGCATCCGATAGACCTCCTCTTAAATCTGGCAATCAACTGGCGCATGGGCCTGCTTTTCCACGCTCGCATCCTGCTATCCCCGATTTCAAGGACTCCCGTGTTCGTTTTCACTCCGGGAACCCTGAACTCTCGATGGCGCTCGCAAACCGCCATTCCAAAAACAGTGCATGAGTACAAGTCGCACGTCAGGAAACACCTTCAAATTCTTAACGTGACCATGTCGTGCTCTAGTGATACGTGTATAAGTGCGCTAAGGATACTACAAAGCCACCTTGTCAGCATGGTTGTTGATGTCGCCCAAGGCGACAAGTATAACATGGCGCATGATATCGCTTCCTTAGCCGCGATCTTGCAACTCGGTAAGAACATCTCGTTGCTGGCGCTCATCAACAAGCACAGCAAGCCGTATGAATTCGGGCCTGAGAGTCCGGTTGTTATGGGAATCAAGTTGCTTGAGCACATCGATTCGCTTTTCAGACGCCATTCTGAAGAAGCCATATCCGATGCCGTCTGTTGGATGTTCATTCAAGAACATCTCTGGATCATCGCAGACAGGTCGGACCTGCGGGTTGGGACGAGCGAAGAAGGGAAGAAGCTTGTCGAGTACGCCTGTTTCGATTATGTCAGCTCTGCTCTGGGCTTGCTCGCCGCCGAAGACTACGCACGCAATGAATACACTACACGCAGCCGAAAACGCGTCGACAGCATTATTGGACAGATAACACTGACGTTTTATGAGAGCGTCCAGGATGCGACATGGCTCGACGCCGATGCAAAGTACACGACGCTGGCAAAAATTCGCAAACTAAAAGCACAACTCTGGCCCGCCATGGAGTTCTTTGACGCTAACGCGA harbors:
- the LOC119462022 gene encoding uncharacterized protein LOC119462022, which codes for MRRPLAEESSGTVRHTKVAEFFWASIHSPSPSRHTCSSSHSQKADGVLVLPLFTVFVGICVVVVTALVATLRRNGISPLAQVVCASRDCMLHAQLLRTACNVSVDPCVDFYAFACGSWESRKKRSRLDTLVTEVYDMAISDLRSTAGNSTKAGKLFRACTQPSELDVDSNLELFKEFRRNLSMFWPEEPPPDAVNVHPIDLLLNLAINWRMGLLFHARILLSPISRTPVFVFTPGTLNSRWRSQTAIPKTVHEYKSHVRKHLQILNVTMSCSSDTCISALRILQSHLVSMVVDVAQGDKYNMAHDIASLAAILQLGKNISLLALINKHSKPYEFGPESPVVMGIKLLEHIDSLFRRHSEEAISDAVCWMFIQEHLWIIADRSDLRVGTSEEGKKLVEYACFDYVSSALGLLAAEDYARNEYTTRSRKRVDSIIGQITLTFYESVQDATWLDADAKYTTLAKIRKLKAQLWPAMEFFDANATEILYHAFPDMTGPFFESFFSPCELFETF